From the genome of Streptomyces sp. S4.7:
TCGCCGCGTACAGACCGCGCCGCCTGCGGGGCGCGTGCTCGTACGCCATCATCACCGCGCCGCCCCACTCGGCACCGAACGCGAGGCCCTGCACCATCCGGATCAGCACCAGCAGGATCGGCGCGGCGATACCGGCCTGCGCGTAGGTGGGCAGCACACCGATGAGGACCGTGGCGATGCCCATCGTCAGCAGTGCGGAGACCAGGACGGGCTTGCGGCCGTACTTGTCGCCGAGGTGGCCGCCGACGGCGCCGCCGATGGGACGCATCAGGAAGCCGACGCCGAGCGTGACGAAGGCCAGCAGGGTCCCGACGACCGGGTCGGACTCGGGGAAGAAGACGTCACCGAAGTAGAGGGCGGACGCCGTGCCGTAGGCGACGAAGTCGTAGTTCTCCACACAGGTTCCCGCGGCGGCTCCGAGGGAGGTCCTCAGCTTGCCGCGGCTGCCGTCCTGAGCGGTGGCGGCGGCCGGGGAGGGTGCGCTGTTGCTCGCGCTCATGCCGTAACTCCTAATCTCCTTTGATCACCGGTTACGCGGTGGGGGTACTTCTGCGGGTGGTGTGCGTGGGGACGGGGGTGCGGGGTGGGGGAGGGGGAGGAGCGGCGGTCAGTTCCCGTCGGCGGGGAGCTCCGCCGCGAGTTCGCGCGCCGACCTGAGCTCCAGCTCGTGGAGCTTGGCGACACGCCGGAGGGTGTCCTCGTCGTTGTCGAACGTCGCGCCGAGGAACGCCTCGACCACCGCGCCCGCCATCGCCGGACCGATCAGCCAGGCACCCATGGCGATGGCGTTCGCGTCGTCGTGCTCGACCGCTTGGTGGGCCGAGTAGACGTCGTGCCCGAGGCCGCAGCGGATCCCGGCGATCTTGTTGGCCGCCATCAGCGCGCCGGCGCCGGTTCCGCACACGAGCACGGCGCGGTCGGCCTCACCGGTGCGTACGGCGTCGCAGGTGGCGAAGGTGATGTCGGGGAAGTCGACCGGCGCGTCACTGTCCGTGCCGCGGTCGAGGACTTCGTGGCCGAGCCGATCCAGAACGCCGCGCACATGGTCCTTCAGCGCGTGTCCGGCGTGGTCGTTGCCCAGTGCGATTCTCATGTGTCAGCCCTTCGTGGTGAGTTCGTTGATGTCGGTGCCGCCGGTGACGCGGGTCGTGTCGTGGTGCCGGTGGCGTCCGAGATCGCGCGCGCCTCGCCGATCTCGTCCGCGTACGGGATCGCGGCCATCGCCCCGCGCCGCGTGACCGTGACCGCCGCCGCGGCCGAAGCCGTCGCCAGTGCGGCGGGCAGGTCGCTCTCGCCCCGGGCGAGGGCCGCCGCGAGATAGCCGGTGTAGGTGTCGCCGGCCGCGGTGGTGTCGACCGCGGTGACCCGTACGGCGGGGATGTGGACCACCCGGTCGCCGGTGTTGACGTACGCGCCGTCCGCGCCCGTGGTGCAGACGACGACACAGTCCAGCGCCCGGGACGTGGTGAGCACGGTGTCCGCCGTGTCCCGGCCCTCGCCCGTGCCGGTCTCGTCCGCGCCGACCAGCCCGGCCACCGCCCGCATCTCCACCTCGTTGACCACCAGCAGATCGATGTCGGCCGACAGGCAGCCGGCGTCGGCGGGCGCCGGGGCGGCGTTGAGTACGACGGTGGCGCCGCGCTCCTTGGCGAAGCGGGCCGCGTGGGCGACCACCTCCACCGGGGTCTCCAGCTGGAGCAGTACGAGATCGCCGGGCGCCGCCGCGGCCAGCCCCGATTCGACGTCCCGCCGGGTGAGACGGGCGTTCGCGCCGGACGCCACGATGATGCGGTTCTCGCCGCCCGCCTCCACGGCGACGACCGCCGTGCCCGTGTGCGTACCGTCCGCGGTCACCACCCACCCGGTGTCCACACCCGATTCGGTCAGTGCCCGGCGTACGAGCCGGCCGTGCGCGTCGTCGCCGAGCGCGCCGATCATGGTGACCGCCGCACCGGCCCGTGAGGCCGCCACGGCCTGGTTGCCGCCCTTGCCTCCCGCGGTGATCAGTACGTCCGACGCGAGCACGGTCTCGCCGGCCGCCGGGAACGCGGGCACCTCCAGGAGCTGGTCGGCGTTGAGGCTGCCGACGACGAAGACGGTGGTGGGCATGGGGGATCCCCGTTCATGGTGTGGAAGGCGCCGTGCTGTACGGGACGGCGGTCGCCGGTCGGGCGGGCCGCCTCCCTCAGAAGGCCTGATACGGATGAGCAGTTGTGTGATGTGCGAGGTGACCGGCGGACGCCGGTCCCGCCTCCCGCGGCGGGGAGATCCGGACGGCGGGCGCGGGCCGGGGTGTGGCCGCGTACCGCCTTCTTCCGGCTAGACGGGCCGGCGCCGGCCGCCCGACGATTCCCGTACGACGAGACGCGTCGGCAGGACCACCGACTCGGGTGTGCGGCCCTCGATGACGTCGAGGAGGAGTCTCATCGCCGTCGACCCCATGGCCTGTGCGTCGTGCGAGACGACGGTCAGCGGCGGGTCGAGTTCGGAGAACCACTCGATGTCGTCGAAGGCCACCAGGTCGATGTCCGAGCCGATGCGCAGCCCACGGCGGCGCAGCGTCCCGAGCGCGCCCACGGCCATCGGGCTGTCGGCCGCGAGCAGCGCGGTCGGCGGGCGTCCGCCGGACAGCAGCCGTTCGGCCGCCGCCGAACCGCTCGCCGAGCGGAAGTCCCCGGAGGTGATCAGCTCGGGGTCGGCGTCGAGACCGTGCCGGGCGACGGCACGCACGAACGCGTCGTGCCTGGCGCGGCCGGTGGAGATGGACCGGGGGCCGCCGATGTAGCCGACACGGGTGTGGCCGCGGTCGGCGAGATGGGCGACGGCCTGGTCGATGCCCAGCGCGTTGTCCGAGGTCACGCTGGGCACCTCGAATCCGTCGACGGTCCGGTCGACGAAGACGAGGGGGACGGTGGTGGCGAGGGTTCGCAGGTTCGCGCTGTCCTCGCCCTGCGGGGCGATGATGATGCCGTCGACCCGCTGGGTGAGGAAGGACTCCAGATAGGTGTCCTGCTGCTCGGGGTCCTCGTTGGCGTTGGCGAGGAGGGTGACGTAGGAGGAGCGCAGGGCGGCTTGTTCGGCGCCGTGCGCCACATCCGCGAAGAACGGGTTGCGTACGTCGGAGATGAGCAGCCCCACCGTCTGTGAACGGGCCGAGCGCAGGGAGCGCGCACGGGCGTCGGGCCGGTAGCCGAGTTCGGCGACGGCGGCGTGGACGCGTTCACGGGCGGCGGGGGAGGTGGAGGGGTTGCCGGAGAGCACCCGGGACGTCGTGCCCACGGAGACGCCGGCCAGTGCGGCGACGTCCTTGATGGTCACGGTGCTGTCCATGGGTGCCTCTCGCGGATCGGTGTGCGGGGGTGGCTGGGCAGGTGGTCGGACGGGCGCTCGGACTGACGGGACTGTATCCCGAGAGCGTCTGGAAACGATTCCATGGAAACGTTTCCGAGACAGGATCCTGAAGTGTCTCCTCCGGTGCGTCAAGGGGTTCGGCCGATCGGTTTCTGGATCGGCCCGTGCGGCGGTCACGTCCCCCACCAGCCCGTGGGCCAGGTGTGACGTCTAATCTGCGGGCATGGATTCGCAGGCGTATCTCTCCGAACTGTTCTCCTTGGAAGGTCGCGTCGCCCTGGTCACCGGCGGCAGTTCCGGCATCGGCAGGGCCATCGCGCAGGCCCTCGCCCGAGCCGGTGCGAGCGTTGTCGTCGTGGCCCGCCGGGAGGCGGAACTGGCCGCCACCGTCGACGAGTTGACGGACCGTGGCTGCAAGGCGGCATGGGTGAGCGGCGATCTCGGTACGCGCGAAGGGGTCCGTACGGCGGCCGACGAGGCGGCGCGGATGTTCGGCGAACCGGACACCCTCGTCAACTGCGCCGGGATCAATCTGCGGCCTCCGCTGGGAGAGACCGGTGACGACGTGTGGGACACGACGATGTCGGTGAATCTGGAGGCGCCCCATCTGCTGGGGCAGCGGTTCGGCCCCGGCATGGCCGAGCGCGGTTTCGGGCGGATCATGCACGTGACGTCCCAACAGGCGCACCGGGCGTTCGTCCAGAGCGGTGTCTACGGCGTCTCGAAGGGCGCTCTGGAGTCGCTTGCCCGTTCACAGGCCGAGGCGTGGTCGCGGTACGGGGTCACCTGCAACACGCTCGTTCCGGGCTTCGTGATGACGCCGCTCAACGAACGACTGTCGTCCGACCCCGAGCGCGTGGCGGCGCTCGCCGCGCGCACGATGACCGGGCGCAACGGGCTCGCGGAGGACTTCGCCGGCGCGGCCGTGTTCCTGGCGAGCCGGGCCTCCGCGTACGTCACCGGGCAGTCGGTCTTCGTGGACGGCGGGTTCTCCGTCCACTGATCCGGCTGTCTGGGGCCGGACGCGGATGAGGACCGGGCGTGGACGCCCGGTGTCCGGTTCGGGTCCCTGCCCGTGCCGGGCTCGTGACCACGCCCGGAATCAGACCCGTTGGCGTCGGGTCCGGTCATCGTGTGGCCGTGGGGCGGGTTCGCCGGGGCGGGCCGCCGACCGCCGTGTGCGCAGGGCGCACGCGGCCCGTGTCACGCCCGGCTGTCCCAGCACGATGCCGAGGAACACCAGTACCAGCCCGACGCCTTGGCGCGCCGTGAGGGTGTCGCCGGCGACGAGCGTGCCCAGCAGGACGCCGGTGACCGGGTTGAGCAGACCGATGAGCCCCACCGTTCCCGCGCTCAGGTGCCGCAGACCGGTGAACCACGCCGTGAACGCGAGGGCCGTCGCCATGCCGGAGAGGTAGGCGAATCCGAGCAGCGCGCCCCCGTCCAGCGCCGGCGGCGCCCCTTCGACGGCGATCGCGACCGGCACCAGGACCGCTCCTCCGGCGATGAGCTGCCACGAGGTCAGCGCGAGAACGTCGACGTCGGGGCACCACTTCTTGGTGAGGATGTAGCCGATCGAGGACATCGTCATGGCGGCCACGGAGGCGAGCACGCCGAGCGGATCGACGCCGGTCGCGTTCGTCAGGAGCATGACGCAGACGCCCGCGATCCCGACGCCCGCGCCGACGGCGGGCAGGGCGCGCGGACGCTCCGCCAGCAGCGGCCAGGCGAGCAGCATCATCAGCACCGGCGCGGTCGCCATGACCGTCGAGGCGATGCTCGTCGGCAGGAGCTGCGCCGCCACGTAGACGAGGGCGAAGAACGCCCCCATGTTCAGGGTGCCGAGCACCAGCGCCTTCCACCACAGCGCCCCGTGCGGCCGTCGTCCGCTCAGCGCGAGCAGGACGATCCCGGCGGGCAGGGCCCGGAACACCGCCCCGTAAAGCGGATGGTCCGCCGGCAGATGACGCTGTGTGACGAAGTACGTCGTGCCCCACGCGATCGGCGCGACGGCGGTGACGAGTGACCAGCGGGCGGCCCCGGAGCTTGTTGCGGCGGTAGCTTCCATGGAAGCAATAGTATCTTCCCTGGAAGGTATTATTCCCGTCATGACCGAATCCCTTGACCGCGTGGCCCGTATCCAGCGGGAATGGGCCCGCGAGCGCCCCGATGTCGATGTCCGTCCGCAGGGCGTGATCGGGCGGCTGCACCGCCTCGGCGCCTATCTCACCGAGGAGTTGTGTGTCGTGTACCGGAAATACGGGCTCGGGGAGGGGGACTTCGACGTCCTGGCCGCGCTGCGGCGGGCGGGGTCGCCGTTCGAACGTGCCCCCGGCGAGCTGGCCGAGTACACCATGGTCACGACGGGCGCGATGACGAAACGTGTCGACCGGCTCGAACGGGCCGGGCTCGTGTCGCGGCGGGCCAGCGAGAGCGACGGTCGCGGCAGGGTCGTCGCGCTGACCCCGGAGGGCCGGGCGCTCATCGACCGCGCCTTCTCGGAGCACATGGCCAACGAGCGCCGCCTGCTGGGAGCCCTGACCGAGGACGAGGCGGCGCGGCTCGAATTCCTGCTGGTCAAGTGGCTCGCGGCGGCCGAGGGGCCTCGCGGCTGAGCGTGCGTGGGTCCCCCGGGGCTCCGGTCAGGGGGCCCACGGCCGGGTTCCGTCCGGGAATCCCAAGACTTGTTCGCGAAGATATATTCGCGAACAAGTCTTTGCGAAGAACTGTTTGTGGTCTACTCTGCTCCGTATGACGGATTCCGACGGCACCCCTCGCGGTCCCAAGCACGGTTCGAACACGGTCGTCCTGGACGCCAAGGGACTGCGGGCCCTCGCCCACCCGGTACGCGTCCAACTGGTCGGACTGCTGCGCAAGCACGGCCCTTCGACGGCCACCCGGCTCGCCGAGCGGCTCGGGGTCAACTCCGGTACGGCCAGCTACCACTTGCGCCAGCTCGGCGACGCCGGGTTCGTCGAGGAGGACGCCGAGCGCGGCAACGCACGGGAACGTTGGTGGCGCGCGGTACACCAGTCCACGTGGTTCAGTGAGCCCGAGCTGGCCGAGCGGGAGCCGGAGGCGGCGCTGGCCTATCTCCAGTCGGTCGCCGCCGCGTACACCCTGCGCACGCAACGGGCGCTCAGCGAGCTCCAGACGCTCCCCGACCAGTGGCGCGGCACCTTCGACATCAGCGACTGGCCGCTGCGGCTGACCCCCGAGGAGACGGTGAACCTGCGGGAGGAATTGCACGCACTCCTCGCGCGCTACCGCTCGGACACTCCGGAGACGGCGGCCGAGGCGCCGGAGGGCGCCGAGCGCGTCTCGCTGATCACCCAGATCCTGCCCGAGCTGGACACCTTGGGCGAAGACTCCACCGACGCCGGTCCCGCGAGCGAACCGGCCCCCGCGCGGCGGCGGGGAATGGAGACCTGGTGAAGCGAACGGGGGCGCGGAAGAAGGATCCTGACGCCACATCAGGGCCGCGTACGCCGCTGCCGCTCGTCGGTCTGCTCACCGCGATGGCGGTGTCGCTGACCGGTACGCGGGTCTCGGCCATCGCCCTGCCCTGGTTCGTACTCGTCACCACCGGCAGCGCGACCCGGACCGGGCTCGTGGCCTTCTGCGAGATGGCGCCCTACGTGGTGGTGAAGGCGTTCACCGGGCCGCTCGTGGACCGGGCCGGACCACGGACCATCTCCTGGACGACCGACCTGATCAGCGCCGTCGCCGCCCTGGCGGTCCCCGTCCTGCACGGCGCGGACCGGCTCTCGTTCCCCCTGCTGCTGGTGCTCGTCGCGCTGATCGGCGCGGCGCGCGGGCCGGGCGACCTGGCCAAGGACGTCATGGTCCCGGAGGCGGCCGACCACGGGCGGATCCCCCTGGAGCGGGCCGCAGCCTTCGCCGGTGTGACCGAACGGCTCGCCTCCACCGTCGGACCGGCGGCGGGCGGCGCCCTGATCGCGCTTCTCGGCCCGCTGGCGGGGCTGAGCGTCAACGCGGCCTGTTTCGCGCTCGGTTCGGTGATCATCGCGCTGGTGCTGCCACGGGGCATGGGCCGGCCGGCCGAGCATGTCCCGTCACCCCGGGACCACGGTGATCCGTCCGCCGAACCGGGCTACTGGCGGCGGTTCGGCCAGGGCTTCACCTTCCTGCGCGGTGAACCGCTGCTCCTCGCGATCATCATCATGGTCGCGATCACCAACCTCCTTGACGCGGCGTTCAGCTCCGTGCTCCTCCCCGTCTGGGCCAAGGAGTCCGGCAACGGACCGAGCGCCATCGGCCTGTGCGCGAGCGCGGGCGGCCTCGCGGCGATCGGCGGCAGCCTGATCGCGGCG
Proteins encoded in this window:
- a CDS encoding RpiB/LacA/LacB family sugar-phosphate isomerase, which produces MRIALGNDHAGHALKDHVRGVLDRLGHEVLDRGTDSDAPVDFPDITFATCDAVRTGEADRAVLVCGTGAGALMAANKIAGIRCGLGHDVYSAHQAVEHDDANAIAMGAWLIGPAMAGAVVEAFLGATFDNDEDTLRRVAKLHELELRSARELAAELPADGN
- a CDS encoding ribokinase → MPTTVFVVGSLNADQLLEVPAFPAAGETVLASDVLITAGGKGGNQAVAASRAGAAVTMIGALGDDAHGRLVRRALTESGVDTGWVVTADGTHTGTAVVAVEAGGENRIIVASGANARLTRRDVESGLAAAAPGDLVLLQLETPVEVVAHAARFAKERGATVVLNAAPAPADAGCLSADIDLLVVNEVEMRAVAGLVGADETGTGEGRDTADTVLTTSRALDCVVVCTTGADGAYVNTGDRVVHIPAVRVTAVDTTAAGDTYTGYLAAALARGESDLPAALATASAAAAVTVTRRGAMAAIPYADEIGEARAISDATGTTTRPASPAAPTSTNSPRRADT
- a CDS encoding LacI family DNA-binding transcriptional regulator, producing the protein MDSTVTIKDVAALAGVSVGTTSRVLSGNPSTSPAARERVHAAVAELGYRPDARARSLRSARSQTVGLLISDVRNPFFADVAHGAEQAALRSSYVTLLANANEDPEQQDTYLESFLTQRVDGIIIAPQGEDSANLRTLATTVPLVFVDRTVDGFEVPSVTSDNALGIDQAVAHLADRGHTRVGYIGGPRSISTGRARHDAFVRAVARHGLDADPELITSGDFRSASGSAAAERLLSGGRPPTALLAADSPMAVGALGTLRRRGLRIGSDIDLVAFDDIEWFSELDPPLTVVSHDAQAMGSTAMRLLLDVIEGRTPESVVLPTRLVVRESSGGRRRPV
- a CDS encoding SDR family oxidoreductase; its protein translation is MDSQAYLSELFSLEGRVALVTGGSSGIGRAIAQALARAGASVVVVARREAELAATVDELTDRGCKAAWVSGDLGTREGVRTAADEAARMFGEPDTLVNCAGINLRPPLGETGDDVWDTTMSVNLEAPHLLGQRFGPGMAERGFGRIMHVTSQQAHRAFVQSGVYGVSKGALESLARSQAEAWSRYGVTCNTLVPGFVMTPLNERLSSDPERVAALAARTMTGRNGLAEDFAGAAVFLASRASAYVTGQSVFVDGGFSVH
- a CDS encoding EamA family transporter; its protein translation is MEATAATSSGAARWSLVTAVAPIAWGTTYFVTQRHLPADHPLYGAVFRALPAGIVLLALSGRRPHGALWWKALVLGTLNMGAFFALVYVAAQLLPTSIASTVMATAPVLMMLLAWPLLAERPRALPAVGAGVGIAGVCVMLLTNATGVDPLGVLASVAAMTMSSIGYILTKKWCPDVDVLALTSWQLIAGGAVLVPVAIAVEGAPPALDGGALLGFAYLSGMATALAFTAWFTGLRHLSAGTVGLIGLLNPVTGVLLGTLVAGDTLTARQGVGLVLVFLGIVLGQPGVTRAACALRTRRSAARPGEPAPRPHDDRTRRQRV
- a CDS encoding MarR family transcriptional regulator translates to MTESLDRVARIQREWARERPDVDVRPQGVIGRLHRLGAYLTEELCVVYRKYGLGEGDFDVLAALRRAGSPFERAPGELAEYTMVTTGAMTKRVDRLERAGLVSRRASESDGRGRVVALTPEGRALIDRAFSEHMANERRLLGALTEDEAARLEFLLVKWLAAAEGPRG
- a CDS encoding winged helix-turn-helix domain-containing protein; translation: MTDSDGTPRGPKHGSNTVVLDAKGLRALAHPVRVQLVGLLRKHGPSTATRLAERLGVNSGTASYHLRQLGDAGFVEEDAERGNARERWWRAVHQSTWFSEPELAEREPEAALAYLQSVAAAYTLRTQRALSELQTLPDQWRGTFDISDWPLRLTPEETVNLREELHALLARYRSDTPETAAEAPEGAERVSLITQILPELDTLGEDSTDAGPASEPAPARRRGMETW
- a CDS encoding MFS transporter, whose product is MPLVGLLTAMAVSLTGTRVSAIALPWFVLVTTGSATRTGLVAFCEMAPYVVVKAFTGPLVDRAGPRTISWTTDLISAVAALAVPVLHGADRLSFPLLLVLVALIGAARGPGDLAKDVMVPEAADHGRIPLERAAAFAGVTERLASTVGPAAGGALIALLGPLAGLSVNAACFALGSVIIALVLPRGMGRPAEHVPSPRDHGDPSAEPGYWRRFGQGFTFLRGEPLLLAIIIMVAITNLLDAAFSSVLLPVWAKESGNGPSAIGLCASAGGLAAIGGSLIAAAVAHRTRRRLVFFGGFLLAGAPRWLVLASPAPLWAVVAVFAVGGFGAGFLNPILAAVSYERVPRPLLGRVKALSGSLSWSGIPLGGLIGGAAVASFGLAPVLLAGAAAYFLTTNLTGLRPEWREMDRRRGKDRSPQARFTPPPAPPKPGPDGPDADPEHLTLSER